The genomic segment AACTTGAGCGTATCAGGCAAGCGGTCGTAATTAAAGGAGAAACAATGGTTGGTCATTTCCAGTTGACGCGCGCGTGGATTGCGGGAAATTCTGCCCCTGCCTATGGCGAAGATTCAACGTGCTCTTATTTCGGTCTCGGACAAGGACGGCTTGCTGCCGTTTGCAAAAACGCTGGCGGAAGCCGGAGTGGAAATTCTCAGCACCGGCGGCACCGCGCGTGTGATGCGCGAGGCAGGCCTCACGGTCATCGATGTCAGTGATTACACCGGCTTTCCTGAGATGATGGATGGTCGTGTGAAAACGCTGCACCCCAAAGTGCACGGCGGCCTGCTGCACCTGCGCGGCAACGCCGAGCATGAGGCGGCCTGTACCGAGCACGGGATTCAGCCGATCGATCTGGTGGTGGTGAACCTGTATCCGTTTGAGGAAACCGTCGCCAAGCCGGATGCCACGTTGGCCGATGCCATCGAAAACATCGACATCGGCGGCCCCTCGATGCTCCGCAGCGCGGCGAAGAATCACGAGAGCGTGACGGTCATTACCGATCCCGAAGATTACGATGTGGTTGCCGCACAAATCAAATCCGACGGCAACACCACGCTGGAATTGCGTCGCACACTTGCTGCCAAAGTCTACGCCCGCACCGCCGAGTACGACGCCGCCATCGCGTCGCATTTGCAAAATGCGTTTAGTGATGAAGAGGCCTCTGATGATTTGCCCGCCGAATTGGTGGTGCAAGCGTCGCTCGCACAAACGCTGCGTTACGGCGAAAACCCCCACCAACGCGCCGGCCTCTATGGGAAATTTGGCGAGTACTTTGAGCAACTGCACGGCAAGGCGCTTTCGTACAACAACATCCTCGACGCCACGGCAGCAGCGAATTTAATCTGCGAATTTACCGAGGATGCGCCGACGCTGGCCATTCTCAAACACACTAATCCGTGCGGACTGGGACAAGGCGCGAGCTTGCGCGAGGCTTGGGGTCGCGCCTTCGCCACCGATAACCAAGCGCCTTTTGGCGGCATCATCGCCGTGAACCAACCGCTTGACGGCGACTGCGCCGAGGCGATTGCGGAAATTTTCAGCGAAGTCATTATCGCACCGGATTTCACCGACGAAGCGAAAGCCATTTTGCAGAAGAAAAAAAATCTGCGCCTGTTGCGGATGCTGAAGAATCCTTTCACCGCTGTCGCGTGGGACGTGCGCAATACCGGCGCGGAATCGTTCCTCGTACAGGAACGCGACATCAAAACTACTACTGCTGATGATTTGAAAGTGGTAACCGAACGCGCGCCGAGCGACGACGAAATGGCCGCGATGCTTTTCGGTTGGCGCGTCGTGAAGCACGTTAAAAGCAACGCCATCGTTTACTGCGGCCCCGGCGCTACGCTCGGCATCGGCGCGGGCCAAATGAGCCGCATCGATTCCAGCCGCATCGCCATCTGGAAAGCCGGCGAAGCGAAGCTTTCACTTGAAGGAAGTGTGGTGTGCAGTGACGCATTCTTCCCCTTCGCCGACGGCCTCATCGCCGCCGCCGAAGCCGGTGCCACTGCCGCCATCCAACCCGGCGGCTCCAAGCGCGACGAAGAAGTCATCGCCGCCGCCAACGAACGCGGAATGGCAATGGTCTTCACCGGCGCACGGCACTTCCGGCATTGAGCAACGGTGCTGGACTGCGCCACGTCTTTGAGTTATGCTCCAACTATGAATTTGATCGAGGTATCGCCACGGGAAGGCTATGGATTGTTTGTGCGCTACGATGACGGCGCAAGCGGTGTGGTTGATCTTTCTGCATTCGTTGGCAAAGGGGTGTTTTCTGAATGGCTAAAACCGGGAGTGTTTGAGCAGGTACAACTGGCCGAGGCGGGGCATCCCGAGTGGCCGGGGGAAATTGATCTTTGCCCGGACGCGCTTTACCTGCAGTTGACCGGGAAAAAGCCGGAGGAAATTTTTCCAGCCTTAAACCGCCCTTCGGCTCATGCCTGAAATTTCGCGCTTTTACGGCATCGTGATCCGAATGTATTTTGGAGATCATTCGCCACCGCATTTTCACGCAATCTACGGGAGCAACAAAGCCACGGTCGACATTGAGATGCTGACATTCATCAAGGGTAAACTCCCTCCAAGAGCAAGCAGCCTCGTCATCGAATGGGCTGCGTTGCATCAGGATGAATTGCACGCGGCATTTCGTTTGGCGCAGGCAATGGAGGCTCCGGGAAAAATCACCCCGTTGGATTAACCCCCGGCACGCTTCTCGGAAATGTTGAGGATGATTTTGTAGACGGGGGGGATTTCTTTGCGGTCGAAGCGGGTGACAATTTTTTGGTAGTAAGCTTTGGCTTCGGTTTTATTTTCTGCGTCCCACAATAAATCGGCGGCGGCTTTCCACGCTTGGAGCACTTCGAATTC from the Limisphaerales bacterium genome contains:
- the purH gene encoding bifunctional phosphoribosylaminoimidazolecarboxamide formyltransferase/IMP cyclohydrolase produces the protein MAKIQRALISVSDKDGLLPFAKTLAEAGVEILSTGGTARVMREAGLTVIDVSDYTGFPEMMDGRVKTLHPKVHGGLLHLRGNAEHEAACTEHGIQPIDLVVVNLYPFEETVAKPDATLADAIENIDIGGPSMLRSAAKNHESVTVITDPEDYDVVAAQIKSDGNTTLELRRTLAAKVYARTAEYDAAIASHLQNAFSDEEASDDLPAELVVQASLAQTLRYGENPHQRAGLYGKFGEYFEQLHGKALSYNNILDATAAANLICEFTEDAPTLAILKHTNPCGLGQGASLREAWGRAFATDNQAPFGGIIAVNQPLDGDCAEAIAEIFSEVIIAPDFTDEAKAILQKKKNLRLLRMLKNPFTAVAWDVRNTGAESFLVQERDIKTTTADDLKVVTERAPSDDEMAAMLFGWRVVKHVKSNAIVYCGPGATLGIGAGQMSRIDSSRIAIWKAGEAKLSLEGSVVCSDAFFPFADGLIAAAEAGATAAIQPGGSKRDEEVIAAANERGMAMVFTGARHFRH
- a CDS encoding DUF2442 domain-containing protein, with amino-acid sequence MNLIEVSPREGYGLFVRYDDGASGVVDLSAFVGKGVFSEWLKPGVFEQVQLAEAGHPEWPGEIDLCPDALYLQLTGKKPEEIFPALNRPSAHA
- a CDS encoding DUF4160 domain-containing protein, whose product is MPEISRFYGIVIRMYFGDHSPPHFHAIYGSNKATVDIEMLTFIKGKLPPRASSLVIEWAALHQDELHAAFRLAQAMEAPGKITPLD